GGTCGGAGGCCCAGGTGCCGGAGGCACTGACCGTCACCACGGAGTCGTTGGCATTGGGGAAGACCTTGGGCGAGATGTCCCGGTCTTCGTCGGTGGCGATGCCTGACCAGTCGGACGCCATCACGACGATGGCCCCCTTCTTGATGAGCGTGTCGACCGCCGCGTCCAGGCCCGACGACCCCTGTGTCGCAGGGAGGCCGACGTCGACGATCAGCCCCTTCGCGTTGCCCTTGGCCAACGAGTTGAGCTGAGCGGTCATCTGCTTGACGTCGACCGTGGACTTTTCCTGACCGACCTTGAGGACCGCGTGGTCGCTGAGCTTGGCCTTGGGCGCGATCTGGGAGATCAGGCCGGCGGCGACGGTGCCGTGATAGTCCTTCGCGCTGCGGCTGTATCCGGAGTCGACCACCGCGACCCGGATTCCCTGGCCCTGCTTGCTGACCTCCTGCGCCTCGGAGATCCGCATGATCGCGAACGGAGCCGCCGTGGTCGGCACGGGAGCCGTCTGGGTCTCCGCCTTCTGCGGGGCGCCACCGGTGTTCTTCTCGTAGGCCTTGCAGACGGCCCGCTCCTCCGCGGCGTACGCAGCCGGGCTGCCCAGCAGAGACAGCCCACCCACGACGGCAGCGAGCGCGATAGCGCTGCGCACCGATGTCACTCGGCCACGCACTTGCTCTCCTCGACCTTGCCGCTACCGGGCGGGCACAGTGCCATCTCGGTCGACAGGGCGGCACCGCTGGGCAGCATACGGAGCCAGGTGCCAGGGATGAGCGTGCCCGAGTCCGAGGTCAGACCGAGACGATCGACCGTGACCGGACCATCCACCGTGTTGGCGCTCCCCCGAGCATCGACGAGGAATGGGGTGGCACTCTTCTTGTCCAGGTCCTCGCCGTTGGACGCAAAGACGAAAGCGCCCTTTCCGGGGTCGACCCGGGCAGAGGTCAGGTCGGTGGCCTCCGGCGGTTCGGTCGTCGGCCACGCGTCCGCGCCCGGTTCGGTGCCGAGGCGCACCGTTGTCTTCTTGCCGGCCTCGAGCTTGGCGCACGCGGGGCCGGTGGCCGGCGTCAGCGTCTCTCGCGGCCAGAAGGTGGACGATTCCAGCCGATCGCCGTGGATGTTCGGCTGGGAGTCGAGCGACTGCGGGTTGACCTTGCTGCCGAACGCCACGTCGTAGACCTCGCTGGCGAACGCCTCGAGCCGGATCCAACCGCTCTCGGTCATCAGGTAGTTCTTCGCCTGATAGTTGCCCTTGGTGCCGATCGGGTAGTCCTCGCCCTCGACCGTCTGGCCGGCCTTGGTGAACGCGCTCCCGAAGGATTCGCCCGACAGCGGCGCCCCGGCGGGGAACAGGTTCACCCAGGCCTGCGGCACCGTCGGGGTCGAGACAGGTCCGCTGAACGCACCGTCGGCGTACGTCTCCGCGTCGTCATCGATCTTGTAGCTGTAGGCCTGGGTGTAACCGTCCAGATCCTGGCTCTCCGCGATGAGGTAGGTCCCCTCCTCCGACTGCACCATGAAGCCGGCCCCTGCCGCCTCGTGCACATCGGGCTTGGCAGAGATGTTCAGGAAGGTGCCGGAGCCGTTCGCCGTGCAGGTCGTCCAGCCGGAGTTGATGAAGTCGGACTTCCGCGGCAGCTCCTCGGGCACGCCCGCGCCGGAGATGCCGATGGTCCCCTTCGGGAACTCCTTGTCGATCTCCTCCTGGTCGATGACCTTCGACTTCTTCTCCAGGTCGAGCCCGAGGATGAGCTGGGCGCTGGCGAGGTTGACGACCGGGTACAGCTCCCTCTCCTTCTCCGGGCCGGTGACGACGTACCGCGCCCCGCCCTTGGTCACGATCAGGCCGGGCTGGTCGGCCCAGCCGGTCGCGGCCTTGGGCGAGAGGAAGTGAGCGACACCGCCGCCGGCGATGAGCAGCACCGCGAGCACGAGGCCGCCGAAGACCGACCGGCCGGGCCGAGCCGGCTCCACCTCGCGCCCGCCCGGGGCGCCGGAGAGGAACGCGGAGACGAGCCGGCGGCGGCTGAAGGCATGGGCCTCTACAAGGTCCTTCTTGCTGGCCATCAGAAACCAGCCACCGCGGCGCCGAAGAGGCCGGATGCGAGCACCATCAGCGGCAGCATCGCCAGCAGGCAGATCGTCTCGGCGAGGTCAGCCAGGCGTCCGCGCCGGATCGAACCGACGTCGGGGACGAGCGTGAGCACCAGGAGTACGCCACCGGCGGCCGCCAGCACGACGGCGGTCGTCGGTCGCCACGACTCGTGGTAGATCAGCAGGGCCGCGCCGATCGCGAGCAGGCCGGCGATACCGGAGACCAGACCGACGAGCACCTCGGTGCCCGTGCGGTACTGCCGGGTACGCAGCATCAGCACGACGCACGCGGCCAGGGCCAGCAGCGTGCCGAAGAGACCGAGCCCGACGACGAACGGCGAGGTCAGCACGACCAGCACGCCGACCGAGAGCGAGATCGCGACCAGGATCTCGTGGGCGACCCGGGCGTCGACCCGCACCTGGTTGGCCGTGATCTCGTCGGGGTCGAGGTTGATGTCTTCGTCGGAGTAGAGCTGCGGCACGTCGGTCTTGGTGGTGCTCAGCGCCAGCCACGGGAAGAAGCTGCCGGCCAGGACCACGACCACCAGCACGATGCCGAGCACCACACCGGCCTTCCAGCCGGTGGCGGTCAGCAGCAGGCCGGCGACCAGGAAGACACCGCCGACGAGGGCGCCCGGCATCGCCAGCATCCGGGCCTCGCCCAGACCGAGGAAACCGACCGCCGAGACGAGCATGGCGCCAGCGCCGGCGAAGGCCAGCGGGAGACCGACGTCGCCGCCGTCACCGATGGCCGCGGCGCCGATCAGGAAGCCGGCGACCGCGCCGTAGACCTCACCGATCCAGACCGCGGAGATCGCGGCGTCGTTCTCGGCCTCGAGCCGCGAGAGCACGATCGCTCCGCCGGCGAGGACGATGCCGATCACCGCGGCAGCGACGCCGGCGAGCGTCGACGGCGCCTGGGTCCACAGCGCACCGGCCCCGAGGAGCAGCAGCAGCGCG
The sequence above is drawn from the Nocardioides albertanoniae genome and encodes:
- a CDS encoding S8/S53 family peptidase; this encodes MRSAIALAAVVGGLSLLGSPAAYAAEERAVCKAYEKNTGGAPQKAETQTAPVPTTAAPFAIMRISEAQEVSKQGQGIRVAVVDSGYSRSAKDYHGTVAAGLISQIAPKAKLSDHAVLKVGQEKSTVDVKQMTAQLNSLAKGNAKGLIVDVGLPATQGSSGLDAAVDTLIKKGAIVVMASDWSGIATDEDRDISPKVFPNANDSVVTVSASGTWASDPESAVLPNSETDVAAPTYGAASKTLFGQPCWVDSVTTSFASAEVAGVLALIWSTNRGWSADEVIDRLYGTASGREGQGGRFWGAGVVNAYDALARPAVKDDEKTQDVEPAPMAKEQKDPLATVRENAIWWGIGGGGALGLGLVLRPLFSRRKGSM
- a CDS encoding type VII secretion protein EccB produces the protein MASKKDLVEAHAFSRRRLVSAFLSGAPGGREVEPARPGRSVFGGLVLAVLLIAGGGVAHFLSPKAATGWADQPGLIVTKGGARYVVTGPEKERELYPVVNLASAQLILGLDLEKKSKVIDQEEIDKEFPKGTIGISGAGVPEELPRKSDFINSGWTTCTANGSGTFLNISAKPDVHEAAGAGFMVQSEEGTYLIAESQDLDGYTQAYSYKIDDDAETYADGAFSGPVSTPTVPQAWVNLFPAGAPLSGESFGSAFTKAGQTVEGEDYPIGTKGNYQAKNYLMTESGWIRLEAFASEVYDVAFGSKVNPQSLDSQPNIHGDRLESSTFWPRETLTPATGPACAKLEAGKKTTVRLGTEPGADAWPTTEPPEATDLTSARVDPGKGAFVFASNGEDLDKKSATPFLVDARGSANTVDGPVTVDRLGLTSDSGTLIPGTWLRMLPSGAALSTEMALCPPGSGKVEESKCVAE
- the eccD gene encoding type VII secretion integral membrane protein EccD, with the translated sequence MTQAQVAPTGLVRVTVASGTRRMDLVLPGSVPVAELVPELARSVGMLDPQTAYAGYRVVLADGRKLAGDLGLIPQGVEDGGVLTVSAGIDDKPPRVYDDVVEAMTDVVEGEMAPWKPEAGRRTSLLAAALLLLLGAGALWTQAPSTLAGVAAAVIGIVLAGGAIVLSRLEAENDAAISAVWIGEVYGAVAGFLIGAAAIGDGGDVGLPLAFAGAGAMLVSAVGFLGLGEARMLAMPGALVGGVFLVAGLLLTATGWKAGVVLGIVLVVVVLAGSFFPWLALSTTKTDVPQLYSDEDINLDPDEITANQVRVDARVAHEILVAISLSVGVLVVLTSPFVVGLGLFGTLLALAACVVLMLRTRQYRTGTEVLVGLVSGIAGLLAIGAALLIYHESWRPTTAVVLAAAGGVLLVLTLVPDVGSIRRGRLADLAETICLLAMLPLMVLASGLFGAAVAGF